A genomic window from Luteolibacter sp. LG18 includes:
- a CDS encoding Hsp20/alpha crystallin family protein has translation MKHALSAWSPLRELEDFQNRILRAFHPVSRDVSQESGHSGWTPLVDISEDDDSYRLAVDLPQIQREDVKVTVENGVLTISGERKFSKEDGNAKYHRIERGYGSFVRSFGLPPDAASSGIEAKFADGVLQIRVQKNENSKPKQIEVKVD, from the coding sequence ATGAAACATGCATTGAGTGCTTGGAGCCCACTGCGCGAATTGGAGGACTTCCAGAACCGCATCCTTCGCGCATTCCATCCCGTCAGCCGTGACGTTTCCCAAGAATCCGGCCACTCGGGATGGACGCCACTGGTCGATATCAGTGAAGATGACGACTCCTACCGGCTTGCGGTGGACTTACCCCAGATCCAGAGGGAAGACGTGAAAGTAACCGTTGAAAACGGTGTGCTCACCATCTCCGGAGAACGCAAGTTCTCAAAGGAGGACGGAAACGCGAAATACCACCGCATCGAGCGAGGCTATGGCAGTTTCGTCCGGAGCTTTGGCCTTCCGCCTGATGCGGCCTCATCCGGAATCGAAGCGAAGTTCGCCGATGGCGTGCTTCAGATTCGGGTCCAGAAGAATGAGAACTCGAAGCCGAAGCAGATCGAGGTGAAAGTGGATTGA
- a CDS encoding SIR2 family protein, which produces MNTFPDLPHLFQLQADLWKWPKSRAAIMVGAGLSLNANKIPCASQKFLTWRELTRCMYDELHPITLTNDELGKIKRENHFLSCDSLRLASEYEAEFGRGKLDNLIRSSLPDSEYQPSELHELLLALPWADVFTTNYDTLLERTDILGKSYQTVTKAEDLTRAYQPRIVKLHGSFPNQTPFIITEEDFRTYPHKFSPFVNTVQQSLTENSFVLIGFSGDDPNFKSWTGWIRDNLNNHHAPIYLIGLLNISNAERALLSARGVTPIDLAQIITGKIKGNPHEVALQWFLNFLHSARPPRLEDWPNISKKRIKDLAGTSRIPAIQISSPPKNDSYPTGDFTDDMAAQTIYRWRYERTNYPGWIILRSTKRENIWDETSRMENAIWRLAQNWVYSDKIRFLYELNWRYEISLMPLFSDTADNILTILEQNRESQSSDELKLPLTKKMGSINDQELDEVWMSLALGVLREARETFREDRWNLISAKIDQRFGEALNSHDRYQYEKALWSLRKLSRKMTNAVLNSWNPSPRNPLAKMWKSSILSEIGQLVDARNLLLGALNEIRRSFTIQGRNTELFSLEGWCSFSLANIEANGASDYDSKRISEFHERWDELKAWDCDPRVLGQYFLHELAKPMPEMAPAVSKVTRSFDPGITTYQRSWRSDILVDFMPAFGCLRLFENAGLSMRNAYAGWKDAVIKACKWTAPFNSFGSTVIIACLIDAKKLDEEGFLTRIEVANMTDDDIGKFYDWAFNALRDELSDLQKTDTQKRNSLAVVQALVEILSRISFGLSEDKLNNVFRLAIDYFSNPQIRADSSALKVNHTLFKRVFYAADNSLLENWLMEVMKLPLNPIIDVYQRNRLDPIDVFPDGRCKSSSEIPTESFKKIFEDLLKVAASRNRPQSDDAFKRLFSLSAVGKTTSDQNEVLGREIWREVDDDGLPTIQVYGRSNFLFYPAPFNVDVADIVRKNILNQISKINGAFDTGEVRDMLQSIADSPCVFASTDSRVRPIDWTEKDSEILFEFIENWWKQAKAPLEGYSGDCPMPDDSFNPLTEAIGALSIVLARVIVPKMTWAEEADWDKVYSLSSDVEATGKYIYICLPFILMHRPQDCERVRLIIEENLNSVSEKRVKAGARAVGWWAWGRNIATLPPIPSTLIQSLVDRVCHRESLGLSAVVNILADILNSRAQEINSEIVSALARALISWQRGLFEKLENGDFKFNSDADLSQCCALGELASSIRKWLSHQGLNTADYPGILLWQETCEKNKLPELKRCFADFNSND; this is translated from the coding sequence ATGAACACCTTCCCCGACCTACCACATTTATTTCAGCTTCAAGCAGATTTGTGGAAATGGCCCAAATCCCGAGCCGCAATTATGGTAGGTGCAGGCCTCAGCCTCAACGCCAATAAAATTCCTTGTGCCAGTCAAAAATTTCTCACTTGGCGTGAATTGACTCGTTGCATGTATGACGAACTTCATCCGATAACACTAACGAATGACGAACTAGGAAAAATAAAAAGAGAGAATCATTTTCTTTCATGCGACTCATTGCGGTTAGCCAGCGAATATGAAGCAGAGTTCGGGAGGGGAAAATTAGATAATTTAATAAGAAGTAGTCTACCTGACTCCGAGTATCAGCCCAGCGAGCTACATGAGCTTTTGTTAGCGCTTCCTTGGGCCGACGTATTCACAACCAATTATGATACTCTTCTAGAGAGAACGGACATCCTCGGGAAATCATACCAAACAGTCACAAAAGCCGAAGATTTAACAAGGGCATACCAACCTAGAATTGTTAAATTGCACGGATCGTTTCCTAATCAAACACCATTCATTATTACTGAAGAGGATTTTCGAACATATCCTCATAAATTTTCCCCTTTCGTGAACACCGTCCAACAATCGTTGACCGAAAATTCTTTTGTTCTTATAGGGTTTTCGGGGGATGATCCTAATTTCAAATCGTGGACGGGTTGGATACGAGACAATCTCAATAATCACCATGCCCCAATATATTTAATTGGGCTATTAAATATAAGCAATGCAGAGAGAGCCTTATTGAGCGCCCGTGGAGTTACGCCAATTGATTTGGCTCAAATTATCACGGGGAAAATTAAAGGCAATCCACATGAAGTTGCATTGCAGTGGTTCCTTAATTTTTTGCATTCGGCGCGCCCTCCCAGACTGGAGGACTGGCCCAATATTAGCAAAAAAAGAATCAAAGACCTAGCTGGGACATCTAGAATACCTGCAATTCAAATAAGCAGCCCCCCTAAAAATGATTCATATCCAACCGGGGATTTCACTGACGACATGGCTGCACAGACAATATACAGATGGAGGTATGAGCGCACAAATTATCCCGGTTGGATTATCTTGCGATCAACTAAGAGGGAAAATATTTGGGATGAGACATCCCGAATGGAAAATGCAATATGGAGGCTGGCTCAAAATTGGGTATATTCTGATAAAATTAGGTTCTTGTATGAGTTAAATTGGCGATACGAGATTTCTTTAATGCCTTTGTTTTCTGATACAGCAGACAACATATTAACCATTTTGGAGCAAAATCGGGAATCACAAAGCAGCGATGAACTTAAGCTGCCTCTCACAAAAAAAATGGGGTCTATTAACGACCAAGAACTTGATGAGGTTTGGATGTCCTTAGCTCTCGGCGTGCTCCGAGAGGCTAGAGAAACTTTTAGAGAAGATCGCTGGAATCTAATATCGGCGAAAATTGATCAACGATTTGGGGAGGCATTAAATTCCCATGATCGATATCAATATGAAAAAGCGCTATGGAGCCTCAGGAAGCTCTCAAGAAAAATGACTAACGCCGTTTTGAATAGTTGGAATCCCTCTCCTCGGAACCCACTTGCTAAAATGTGGAAATCGTCCATCCTATCTGAAATAGGGCAATTGGTTGACGCTAGAAACTTATTGCTGGGTGCGCTCAACGAAATAAGACGTTCCTTTACGATCCAAGGCCGTAATACCGAATTATTCTCGTTGGAGGGATGGTGCAGCTTTTCTTTGGCTAATATAGAAGCCAATGGAGCTTCTGATTACGATTCGAAGCGCATAAGTGAATTCCACGAGCGTTGGGATGAACTAAAGGCGTGGGATTGCGACCCGAGAGTATTGGGTCAGTATTTTTTACATGAATTGGCAAAACCGATGCCAGAAATGGCACCTGCTGTATCTAAAGTTACTCGCTCCTTCGATCCGGGTATTACCACCTATCAAAGAAGCTGGAGATCGGATATATTAGTGGATTTTATGCCTGCCTTTGGGTGCTTGCGATTATTTGAAAACGCAGGCCTTTCGATGCGGAATGCTTACGCGGGATGGAAAGATGCTGTTATAAAAGCTTGTAAGTGGACCGCCCCTTTTAACAGCTTTGGTTCAACCGTCATAATAGCATGTTTAATTGACGCTAAAAAATTAGATGAAGAGGGTTTTCTCACCCGGATAGAAGTCGCGAACATGACCGATGATGATATCGGGAAATTTTACGATTGGGCGTTTAATGCATTGCGGGATGAATTATCAGACCTCCAAAAAACGGACACCCAGAAACGTAATAGTTTGGCGGTTGTTCAGGCACTGGTAGAGATATTGTCCCGCATTTCATTCGGTCTTTCTGAAGATAAATTAAACAATGTCTTTCGTCTAGCCATTGACTATTTTTCAAACCCTCAAATAAGAGCGGATTCGTCAGCACTGAAAGTAAATCACACTTTATTCAAGAGAGTTTTCTATGCCGCGGATAACAGCTTGCTCGAAAATTGGTTGATGGAGGTGATGAAATTGCCTCTGAACCCGATTATCGATGTTTATCAACGAAATCGACTCGATCCTATTGATGTCTTCCCCGATGGAAGGTGTAAGTCGTCTAGCGAAATTCCAACGGAATCTTTCAAGAAAATATTTGAAGATTTACTTAAAGTGGCAGCAAGTAGAAATAGGCCTCAAAGCGATGATGCATTTAAACGCCTTTTTTCGCTCTCGGCAGTAGGAAAAACTACCAGCGATCAAAACGAGGTCTTGGGCCGGGAAATATGGCGAGAAGTGGATGATGACGGATTGCCAACTATCCAAGTTTATGGTAGATCTAATTTTCTTTTTTACCCGGCTCCTTTTAATGTTGATGTGGCCGACATTGTTCGGAAAAATATTTTAAATCAAATATCCAAAATTAATGGAGCTTTTGATACGGGCGAAGTTAGGGATATGCTGCAAAGCATTGCAGATAGCCCATGTGTTTTTGCGTCGACCGACAGTAGAGTTAGACCTATAGATTGGACTGAAAAAGATTCCGAGATTTTATTCGAATTCATCGAGAATTGGTGGAAACAGGCAAAAGCACCTCTGGAAGGATATTCAGGAGACTGTCCAATGCCTGATGATTCATTTAACCCTCTCACGGAAGCGATTGGTGCTTTGTCTATTGTTTTGGCCAGAGTAATCGTGCCGAAAATGACATGGGCTGAAGAAGCAGATTGGGATAAGGTTTATTCCCTTTCAAGCGACGTGGAAGCGACGGGGAAATACATTTATATTTGCCTGCCATTCATTTTGATGCATAGACCGCAGGACTGCGAACGAGTTCGATTGATTATAGAAGAGAATTTGAATTCTGTTTCTGAAAAACGAGTAAAGGCAGGAGCTAGGGCGGTGGGGTGGTGGGCGTGGGGGAGAAATATCGCTACCTTGCCACCCATTCCCTCGACTTTGATCCAATCGCTTGTAGATAGGGTTTGCCATCGAGAATCATTGGGACTCTCAGCGGTTGTGAATATATTAGCCGACATTTTAAACAGCCGCGCGCAAGAGATTAATAGTGAAATCGTTAGTGCTTTGGCGCGCGCTCTGATTTCGTGGCAACGTGGGTTATTTGAGAAGCTGGAGAATGGTGATTTCAAATTCAATTCGGATGCCGATCTTAGTCAATGCTGCGCGTTAGGGGAGCTTGCTTCTTCCATCAGAAAGTGGTTATCTCACCAAGGCTTGAACACCGCTGATTATCCGGGAATTCTTCTTTGGCAAGAGACCTGCGAGAAAAATAAACTCCCAGAACTTAAGCGATGCTTCGCGGATTTTAATTCAAATGACTGA